In Alteribacter lacisalsi, a genomic segment contains:
- the comER gene encoding late competence protein ComER, whose product MRKIGIIGTGSMGRILIEAILESQAALPAQLTIHNRTMEKACAIAEQYKGVTVSADLRSLIRKCDWVFLCVKPLQMIPILEEYNGDLTKGKTLISITSPLSVPQLEGMITCKAVRFVPSIVNRAGQGASLVTYGLNVDEAQKKEMNAFFSNFSAPLEIDEAITRVSSDIASCGPAFISFLVEKMIEAAVAETKITRKEATHIAEHMLIGYGALLQEKLFTLSTLQKRVTVPGGVTGEGLKVLSDETGDMFHKLFVRTHEKFDEDKYFIQKQLEKERRGT is encoded by the coding sequence TTGAGGAAAATCGGGATTATTGGTACCGGCAGTATGGGGAGGATTCTCATCGAAGCAATTCTGGAATCTCAGGCAGCCCTGCCCGCTCAATTGACCATTCATAATCGCACGATGGAAAAAGCATGCGCAATCGCAGAACAGTATAAAGGCGTAACCGTTTCAGCCGATCTGCGTTCGCTGATCCGCAAGTGTGACTGGGTCTTTCTCTGCGTCAAACCGCTTCAGATGATACCGATCCTGGAAGAATATAATGGCGATCTGACAAAAGGGAAAACGCTGATCTCTATTACGAGTCCACTCTCTGTACCGCAGCTTGAGGGCATGATCACCTGCAAGGCAGTCAGGTTTGTGCCAAGCATCGTTAACCGTGCCGGACAGGGCGCATCACTGGTAACCTACGGGTTGAATGTGGATGAGGCACAGAAAAAAGAAATGAATGCATTCTTTTCCAATTTTTCCGCTCCGCTTGAAATCGACGAAGCCATTACAAGGGTTTCATCGGATATTGCCAGCTGTGGACCGGCTTTTATCAGCTTTTTAGTGGAAAAAATGATTGAAGCTGCTGTGGCAGAAACGAAGATCACAAGGAAGGAAGCTACTCACATTGCTGAGCATATGCTGATCGGCTACGGCGCTCTTCTTCAGGAGAAATTGTTTACCCTCTCCACATTGCAGAAAAGGGTTACGGTCCCTGGAGGCGTTACTGGTGAGGGACTGAAGGTACTCAGTGATGAAACAGGGGATATGTTCCACAAACTCTTCGTACGCACGCACGAAAAATTTGATGAAGATAAATACTTTATTCAAAAACAGCTTGAAAAGGAGCGCAGGGGTACATAA
- the yhbY gene encoding ribosome assembly RNA-binding protein YhbY: protein MTLTGKQKRFLRAEAHHLKPIFQVGKAGVNENLITQVEEALEARELIKVSILQNCFEDKSEVADALAEGAGAHKVQVIGSTIVLYKESENQKTIQLP from the coding sequence ATGACTCTCACAGGAAAACAAAAACGCTTTTTAAGGGCAGAAGCCCATCACCTTAAACCGATCTTTCAGGTTGGTAAAGCCGGTGTAAATGAAAATCTGATCACTCAGGTTGAAGAAGCACTCGAAGCAAGGGAACTTATTAAAGTAAGTATCCTTCAGAACTGTTTTGAAGATAAAAGTGAAGTAGCCGATGCTCTTGCAGAAGGAGCAGGGGCTCACAAAGTTCAGGTGATCGGCAGCACAATTGTGCTGTACAAGGAATCGGAGAACCAGAAGACGATTCAATTACCATAA
- a CDS encoding class I SAM-dependent DNA methyltransferase, translated as MPYEHFAYVYDRLMEDAPYDSWTKYAAKRLPEHARLLDVACGTGTFTVRMAKAGHQVTGVDLSEDMLAVAQQKALEEGQQITFICQDMKRMEGFSELDAVTVFCDGMNYLLDEEEIRNAFTSFASALKEGGTLLFDVHSSFKVDSAFDYKVYAENGEEVSYIWYASPGEYENSVDHDLTFFIRNEDGTYTRVDEAHTQRTFDSSIYASLLDECGFDIVEISSEFGEKAPVHHTDRIFFQAKKRRK; from the coding sequence ATGCCATACGAACACTTTGCATATGTTTACGACCGGCTGATGGAAGATGCACCGTATGATTCCTGGACGAAGTATGCTGCTAAAAGACTGCCTGAGCACGCCAGACTTCTTGATGTGGCCTGCGGCACGGGAACTTTTACTGTGCGCATGGCTAAAGCGGGTCACCAGGTGACGGGGGTTGATCTGTCAGAGGACATGCTTGCTGTTGCCCAGCAAAAGGCGCTTGAAGAAGGACAGCAAATTACGTTTATTTGTCAGGATATGAAAAGAATGGAAGGGTTCTCAGAATTGGATGCGGTAACCGTATTCTGCGACGGGATGAATTATCTTCTGGACGAAGAGGAAATCAGAAATGCATTTACTTCATTTGCCTCGGCGCTCAAAGAAGGAGGAACGCTCCTGTTTGACGTGCACAGTTCCTTTAAGGTCGATTCGGCGTTTGATTACAAAGTTTATGCTGAAAACGGGGAAGAGGTCTCCTATATCTGGTATGCTTCACCCGGTGAATATGAAAATAGTGTTGACCATGACCTGACATTTTTTATCAGGAACGAAGACGGTACATACACACGTGTGGATGAAGCCCATACCCAGCGGACCTTTGACTCATCTATATACGCGTCCCTTCTCGATGAGTGCGGCTTTGATATTGTGGAGATTTCATCGGAGTTTGGAGAAAAAGCACCTGTTCATCATACTGACCGCATTTTTTTTCAGGCAAAAAAAAGAAGGAAATAA
- the yqeK gene encoding bis(5'-nucleosyl)-tetraphosphatase (symmetrical) YqeK — protein MNEQQALERVRRELKPVRYEHTVRVTESAEKLAHRFGADVEAARMAAILHDYAKYRPAGEMKRAILGTVWLSDDWTRYGDPILHAPAGAVFVKEELGVTDRQLLDAIVYHTTGKAGMSLLEKIIYLADYIEPGRTFPGVEDVRKAAETSLDKACFMALANTVTFLVNRRQPVFPDTIHAYNDLADKIK, from the coding sequence ATGAATGAACAGCAGGCTTTGGAAAGAGTCCGAAGAGAACTTAAACCTGTCAGATATGAGCATACGGTCCGCGTTACGGAATCAGCGGAAAAACTGGCCCACCGGTTCGGTGCTGATGTTGAAGCTGCCCGCATGGCCGCTATTCTTCACGATTATGCCAAATACCGGCCTGCAGGTGAGATGAAGCGGGCGATTCTCGGTACAGTCTGGCTCAGCGACGACTGGACCCGCTACGGTGATCCAATTCTTCATGCCCCTGCCGGAGCGGTTTTCGTAAAAGAGGAGTTGGGCGTCACAGACCGGCAGCTGCTGGATGCGATTGTCTATCACACTACCGGAAAGGCTGGTATGAGTCTGCTTGAAAAGATCATATATCTCGCGGATTATATTGAACCCGGCCGAACCTTTCCTGGTGTGGAGGATGTAAGAAAAGCAGCAGAAACTTCTCTGGACAAAGCGTGTTTCATGGCACTTGCGAACACCGTTACATTTCTCGTTAATAGAAGGCAGCCGGTTTTTCCTGACACTATACATGCATATAACGACCTTGCCGATAAAATAAAGTAA
- the rsfS gene encoding ribosome silencing factor translates to MKSKELLDLAVTAADDKRAENIVALDMEGISLMADYFVICHGNSPKQVEAIAHEIKTKAQEAGADVKRLEGTDQARWILIDLNDVIVHVFHKDDRTYYNLEKLWADAREVNLDPVLKP, encoded by the coding sequence ATGAAATCAAAAGAACTACTAGACCTGGCGGTAACAGCCGCGGATGATAAACGGGCAGAAAACATTGTAGCCCTTGATATGGAAGGCATTTCTCTAATGGCTGATTATTTTGTAATCTGTCACGGTAATTCCCCGAAGCAGGTGGAAGCCATTGCCCATGAAATAAAAACGAAAGCTCAGGAAGCCGGCGCGGATGTAAAACGGTTGGAAGGGACTGATCAGGCCCGCTGGATTCTGATTGATCTCAATGATGTGATCGTTCACGTGTTCCACAAAGACGACAGAACGTATTACAATCTGGAAAAACTATGGGCTGATGCAAGAGAAGTAAATCTTGACCCTGTACTGAAGCCGTAG
- a CDS encoding nicotinate-nucleotide adenylyltransferase translates to MGKRVGILGGTFDPPHLGHAVLAETAYLSLSLDEVWWMPNRLPPHKEKKSCTTGRDRLEMVSRVCALRPYFKLNTAEFDREGPSYTVDTLEQFHELFPDHTFYFIIGGDSIESLEEWYRIDRICELVTFTGMRRPGYRSRPDWKYPVSLLEGPEFDVSSTGIREMVKNKQFHSFLVPEPVMAYMKEHRLYE, encoded by the coding sequence ATGGGAAAACGAGTCGGTATTCTCGGAGGTACATTTGATCCCCCGCATCTGGGGCATGCTGTCCTTGCTGAAACAGCCTACCTTTCACTATCTCTCGATGAAGTATGGTGGATGCCGAATCGGCTGCCGCCGCATAAAGAGAAAAAAAGCTGCACTACCGGCAGGGACCGTCTGGAGATGGTCTCTCGCGTCTGTGCGCTCCGGCCCTACTTCAAACTGAATACCGCTGAATTTGACCGTGAAGGCCCTTCTTATACTGTAGACACACTGGAACAGTTCCATGAACTGTTCCCCGATCACACTTTTTATTTTATCATTGGCGGCGATAGTATTGAGTCCCTTGAGGAATGGTACCGAATAGACCGGATTTGCGAGCTTGTTACGTTTACAGGCATGAGAAGGCCCGGATACCGGTCACGTCCGGACTGGAAGTATCCGGTCTCACTTCTTGAAGGCCCTGAATTTGACGTGTCATCAACCGGGATCCGGGAAATGGTTAAGAACAAACAGTTTCATTCTTTCCTCGTTCCTGAACCTGTGATGGCATATATGAAGGAGCACCGTCTTTATGAATGA